In Dermacentor silvarum isolate Dsil-2018 chromosome 2, BIME_Dsil_1.4, whole genome shotgun sequence, the following proteins share a genomic window:
- the LOC119442371 gene encoding 39S ribosomal protein L10, mitochondrial: MAALRAVVKLNPRIACPLVSQVRYRRIRGRNPREPHFEKKAILEACKPIIPRRTEPDWEMCDLAKRIDVEREPHPYNRIRANILRNELHEAKLICFMHENASSREDRIKVHNMLFKKNFFLKAYNNETVRLAITGTKFESAMPFTLSRNALVLSPEADVRAFFKLTKKMPQFVLLAGIVHGRFLSREELQWLSTVPNIEYLQGQTCAILASAASRTLQITSHHQTKLSQLLASHANPANPGNESAANDDAPVQSS, encoded by the exons ATGGCCGCGCTCAGAGCAGTTGTGAAGCTCAATCCAA GGATCGCGTGCCCGCTGGTAAGTCAAGTAAGGTACCGGCGCATTCGTGGACGAAATCCGAGGGAACCCCACTTTGAAAAGAAGGCGATTTTGGAAGCATGCAAGCCTATTATACCGCGGCGCACCGAGCCGGATTGGGAGATGTGTGACCTGGCAAAGCGCATTGACGTGGAAAGAGAG CCCCACCCGTACAATAGAATAAGAGCAAACATTCTTCGAAATGAGCTGCACGAAGCTAAGCTCATTTGCTTCATGCATGAAAACGCGTCCTCTAGGGAGGACAGGATAAAAGTACACAACATGCTATTCAAGAAG AACTTTTTCCTCAAAGCATACAACAATGAAACAGTACGCCTCGCCATCACAGGCACCAAGTTTGAATCTGCGATGCCTTTTACACTGTCTCGAAATGCCCTCGTCCTTAGCCCAGAAGCAGATGTACGAGCATTCTTCAAGTTGACAAAGAAGATGCCGCAGTTTGTACTCCTCG CTGGCATAGTGCATGGACGTTTCCTCAGTAGAGAAGAACTGCAGTGGTTGAGCACAGTGCCGAACATCGAGTACCTCCAAGGACAGACATGTGCAATCCTCGCATCAGCGGCATCGAGGACTCTCCAGATCACTTCTCACCACCAGACTAAGTTATCCCAACTTCTGGCAAGCCATGCCAATCCTGCAAATCCTGGCAACGAAAGTGCAGCCAATGATGACGCCCCAGTCCAGTCTTCGTAA